The Vanessa atalanta chromosome 2, ilVanAtal1.2, whole genome shotgun sequence genome has a segment encoding these proteins:
- the LOC125073063 gene encoding uncharacterized protein LOC125073063 isoform X1 — MSWMKRQGSAPPPSSEHQAYAASQPYGNQQDMYPNYPGAPPTAQQQQMWQMPQQQPQYNQQYGQVYQQQPFVNNTNQYFQQPQQYNQHYPNQNFDNAQPSYQQNYYQNQMPQPHQQQQQQQQHQQQNFAQNEGNADGWEDNWNWGWEDSSKQHQKPMTQTASTQPALQPPVYNNANVIEESFASTNSWNWSTEEKKDTDLQQTISQPNQDDQEKTVHIDNSNHENNVANEPNIQRRASNISAHSTHDEIKTLNDKELVKEALPNLALGKRFNLENLTPQWSIESQMSQDSSDGPHTQSEGTYRSENQSRNSSKSSPGPNTDTANFNYSQSSFNENVINSEWSNHYTEESKLVGNIQSNSRRESCDELVNSIQDMNIANHENVSLDAQHSSHNVENISDTKQMKAPVPSISPNPMASNQYISQPSMPPPPPVSTQYLSHNISPSISTNNSEQMAPSLPAANITPSSLSSSIAQPPSQPPTISTMPLPPTTNFPTSSSQNPFKNAAPFSHKNISKVPPVNPQPQAYAPPNSNQILTSPAAVSKVVQQDRLSANFGANLETTPDNSERPDQPQVSSYRSMPLPSQVPDNLEIAPQNDRNEYLQTAHLSSVDYGENTDFSRNIPPPGLRRMGVGQQEVEYNQNLNISGDEPPPGLARMVPGQQTETHNSYNQTADDYMDRQIDGQPTDSDRPYRQADGQQMPDTYSQTVTTRGGDRRPVGLDRMVPGEPSNDEYPQYQTQNFASANEQRVVTGVDRDYPISPDAGPTDIREQNVDGSDYTEPPARNPSRSIIGAREASNATSPDFSLSVDDQQREITMEGENLQDLSVVSSVDMSFSREPTYDGSNANTVEPTKDRNHDATDATDYPTNDSRRQSLNRATSGEDSERDRAFKGSPRKDRDKQKSSRDRDRDRDKERGRYSRGERKYERESERRSGRDERRPDKDRRDRDRDRDRDWDRERRDKDGSPEGRRHRRSTRSHRYETEDTDYYSDREKNRRQYREGSYTSSRPPRGDDKERRRHHTLERERHADERARRERPREHSDRRYRDIDPRKYASLRRERDDGDRRKVVTFSGDAKTASSRSKDETYSSGSRAGSREATATDEEADEPRRRAHRDEWRRHRHHHYYDADRAVSGGAPGAGGAGAWGSALEAQRRHYEYYERLSRTDPAAYMRLYKQLLTPGLYGNLYADGYGQLGYEARTEERGSVHSGRSSANGLKPADTYYGSSRAARDALSLRTDLSDRELTTDMSLNLHLDESTVRSERMTPFKYSTAHVKGVLGARALVLLSAGWPVDGRAPPLQLLPLARLLQRDPAAAALAAYPGPLLRGVTHKKSVVEYCESRVRSARQRDGGDVIGYALLWDLLALMLRQNGVVVGSDVAELLMKNTKEFEYKIPSDKSTEKGGSLSSGCVEAEGEEDGECDLPSMLAEEDAKVKPVVDEKEALERYREYLIYGNRQEALEYAMDCGLWGHALQLAAHGERRARAAVSARFVASLAHRDPLHSLYAALALRAPPLLAVSVHLAPPLAPPLASCDTNVQPAMSPQGAADPRWGDWRPHAAMLLANASARPDHDRRTMTQLGDTLSARGLPYSAQFCYLSAGEPLSPHPLAPLRPTADPAAPVSAPRLSLLLADPRATTLARFATNEAIFATEIYEYALSLGSAQQDHVLDELTVYKLVLATRLADVGQCERALRYAERAARALTRSPRRAPALTLAVAQLADRLKYYDPALQDDAADDAGSAPEDASADASPRHQRWLHELHAVAAQLSAEASQQHTPQHRAEPYAEPYADGTQYAQWDQTLHQTQPIQKYPEPVEDTPDYAAQYYQQQGQLQQHQQFQSQPQPQQLVPESAQEQHHQQPQQQQQQQQQQHYEPQYGYEEQANSYADPYWQPDAHYGYNESAESSRPTITMPGATRAPREDERAESADQVDRDSDSPQSNGKEGRSEGGAKGERRGAGGGAGGGGGGGGWLGGILTKLSLRAPNQMILPDDTNPTIVWDEQHKRWRDMDAADADAPAPPPPPPTGLSTSTPLQSPAALGAPPAMPVSNIFKMQRGRHIKKSYVDVLNPGGARVAAAAPPAPPAPAAPAGPAPAEYFVPAPPAPQVATRPYSDSQLM; from the exons ATGTCGTGGATGAAGCGGCAAGGCAGCGCGCCACCGCCGAGCTCCGAGCACCAGGCCTACGCTGCATCTCAG cCATATGGGAACCAACAGGATATGTATCCAAATTATCCCGGTGCACCACCAACAGCTCAGCAACAGCAAATGTGGCAAATGCCACAACAACAACCACAGTATAATCAACAATATGGCCAAGTTTATCAGCAGCAACCATTTGTTAACAACACTAACCAGTACTTCCAACAGCCACAGCAATATAATCAACACTATCCTAATCAAAACTTTGATAATGCACAGCCTTCGTACCAGCAAAATTATTACCAAAATCAAATGCCACAACCACATCAACAACAacagcaacaacaacaacatcaaCAACAAAATTTTGCACAAAATGAAGGTAATGCTGATGGATGGGAAGATAACTGGAATTGGGGGTGGGAAGATTCTTCTAAACAACATCAAAAGCCTATGACGCAGACTGCGTCTACTCAGCCAGCTTTACAGCCTCCAGTTTATAATAATGCTAATGTAATAGAAGAGAGCTTTGCATCAACGAATAGCTGGAATTGGTCTACAGAAGAGAAAAAAGATACTGATCTGCAACAAACAATATCTCAACCCAATCAAGACGATCAAGAGAAAACTGTACACATTGATAATTCTAACCACGAGAACAATGTGGCAAACGAACCAAACATTCAAAGAAGGGCCAGTAATATTTCTGCACACAGCACACacgatgaaataaaaacattaaacgaCAAAGAACTTGTAAAAGAGGCATTACCGAATTTAGCTTTAGGAAAGCgctttaatttagaaaatttaacaCCTCAGTGGTCTATTGAGTCACAAATGTCCCAGGATTCTAGTGATGGACCACATACACAATCGGAGGGCACATACAGGAGCGAGAACCAGTCCAGGAATTCTAGTAAAAGTAGCCCAGGACCAAACACTGACACGGCAAATTTTAACTATTCTCAGTctagttttaatgaaaatgtaataaacagTGAATGGTCGAACCATTACACTGAGGAGTCTAAGCTAGTCGGTAATATTCAAAGTAATAGTAGAAGAGAGAGCTGTGATGAATTAGTTAATTCTATACAGGATATGAATATAGCTAATCATGAAAATGTATCTCTAGATGCTCAACATTCTAGCCataatgttgaaaatatatcaGATACTAAACAGATGAAAGCACCCGTTCCATCTATATCTCCAAATCCCATGGCATCCAATCAATATATTTCACAACCATCTATGCCCCCTCCACCTCCTGTCTCTACTCAATACTTATCACACAATATATCACCATCTATATCTACTAATAATTCTGAACAAATGGCTCCGTCTCTACCTGCAGCCAATATTACaccatcatcattatcatcatcaattGCGCAACCTCCTAGCCAGCCACCAACTATATCAACGATGCCTTTACCCCCTACAACGAACTTTCCAACTTCTTCGAGTCAGAATCCATTCAAAAATGCTGCACcattttcacataaaaatatttctaaagtgCCACCTGTGAATCCTCAGCCTCAGGCATATGCACCTCCAAACTCTAACCAAATCTTAACTTCACCAGCTGCTGTTAGTAAAGTTGTTCAGCAAGACAGGCTCTCTGCTAACTTTGGAGCTAATTTGGAAACCACGCCTGATAATTCAGAGAGACCTGATCAACCACAGGTATCAAGCTACAGATCAATGCCTTTACCTTCGCAGGTACCTGATAACTTGGAAATAGCCCCACAGAATGATAGAAATGAGTATTTACAAACTGCCCATTTATCTAGTGTGGACTATGGTGAAAATACAGATTTTAGTCGTAATATCCCCCCACCAGGGCTAAGAAGAATGGGCGTGGGACAACAAGAGGTGGAATACAatcagaatttaaatatttctggtGATGAGCCTCCTCCGGGCTTAGCGCGAATGGTGCCTGGTCAGCAGACAGAAACTCATAATTCCTACAATCAAACAGCCGATGACTACATGGACCGACAAATTGACGGGCAACCGACTGATAGTGATCGACCTTACAGGCAAGCTGATGGCCAACAAATGCCCGATACCTACTCGCAAACAGTAACTACAAGAGGAGGCGATAGAAGACCTGTGGGCTTGGATAGGATGGTGCCCGGGGAGCCAAGTAATGATGAATATCCTCAATATCAAACTCAGAATTTTGCTTCTGCAAATGAACAAAGAGTTGTCACTGGAGTTGATCGTGACTATCCAATATCACCCGACGCGGGACCAACCGACATTCGCGAGCAAAACGTGGACGGTTCCGACTATACTGAACCTCCTGCGAGGAATCCATCGAGGAGTATAATCGGAGCAAGAGAAGCTAGTAATGCCACATCTCCTGATTTCAGCCTATCTGTTGATGATCAACAAAGAGAGATCACAATGGAAGGCGAAAATTTGCAAGATTTGAGCGTCGTTTCATCGGTAGATATGTCTTTTTCGAGGGAACCGACGTACGATGGCTCCAATGCCAATACGGTGGAACCGACAAAAGATCGTAACCATGATGCTACAGACGCAACTGATTACCCAACTAACGATTCGAGAAGACAATCTCTGAATCGCGCCACCTCAGGTGAGGATTCGGAGAGAGACCGAGCTTTCAAAGGATCCCCGAGAAAAGACAGGGACAAACAAAAGTCTTCAAGAGATCGAGACAGGGACAGGGATAAAGAAAGAGGTCGATACTCTCGAGGCGAAAGAAAATACGAGCGCGAATCTGAGAGGCGATCGGGCAGAGACGAGCGGCGTCCCGACAAAGACAGGCGGGACAGGGACAGGGACAGGGACAGGGACTGGGATCGGGAAAGACGCGACAAAGACGGCAGCCCTGAAGGTAGACGACACCGACGCAGCACTCGAAGCCACCGATACGAGACCGAAGACACCGACTACTACAGCGACCGAGAGAAAAATCGGAG GCAATACAGAGAGGGGTCGTACACGTCGTCCCGGCCGCCGCGCGGGGACGACAAGGAGCGGCGGCGCCACCACACGCTGGAGCGCGAGCGCCACGCCGACGAGCGCGCGCGCCGCGAGCGGCCCCGCGAACACTCCGACCGCCGCTACCGCGACATCGACCCGCGCAAGTACGCCTCGCTGCGCCGCGAGCGGGACGACGGCGACCGCAGAAAAG tcGTAACGTTCAGTGGCGATGCTAAAACTGCTAGTAGTAGAAGCAAAG ACGAGACGTACTCGTCGGGCTCCCGCGCCGGCTCGCGCGAGGCCACGGCCACGGACGAGGAGGCCGACGAGCCGCGCCGCCGCGCGCACCGCGACGAGTGGCGCCGACATCGGCACCATCACTACTATGATGCTGACCGAG CAGTGTCGGGCGGCGCgccgggcgcgggcggcgcgggcgcgtgGGGCTCGGCGCTGGAGGCGCAGCGCCGCCACTACGAGTACTACGAGCGCCTGAGCCGCACCGACCCCGCCGCCTACATGCGCCTCTACAAGCAGCTGCTGACGCCCGGCCTCTACGGCAACCTCTACGCGGACG GCTACGGCCAGCTCGGCTACGAGGCGCGCACGGAGGAGCGCGGCAGCGTGCACTCGGGCCGGTCCAGTGCCAACGGACTCAAGCCCGCAGACAC GTACTACGGCAGCTCGCGAGCCGCGCGCGACGCCCTCTCGCTGCGCACTGACCTCTCCGACAG GGAGCTGACGACGGACATGTCGCTGAACCTGCACCTCGACGAGTCCACCGTGCGCTCCGAGCGGATGACGCCCTTCAAGTACTCCACGGCGCACGTCAAG GGCGTGCTGGGCGCGCGCGCGCTGGTGCTGCTGAGCGCGGGCTGGCCCGTGGACGGGCGCGCGCCGCCGCTGCAGCTGCTGCCGCTGGCGCGCCTGCTGCAGCGCGaccccgccgccgccgcgctcgcCGCCTACCCGGGCCCGCTGCTCAGAG GCGTCACCCACAAGAAGAGCGTGGTGGAGTACTGCGAGTCGCGGGTGCGCAGCGCGCGGCAACGCGACGGCGGCGACGTCATCGGCTACGCGCTGCTGTGGGACCTGCTGGCGCTGATGCTGCGTCAGAACGGG GTGGTCGTTGGTTCGGATGTTGCCGAGTTGCTAATGAAGAACACGAAAGAGTTCGAGTACAAGATACCGTCCGACAAGAGTACAG AGAAGGGTGGCTCGCTGTCTTCGGGTTGTGTCGAGGCAGAGGGGGAGGAGGATGGGGAGTGCGACTTGCCCTCGATGCTGG CAGAAGAGGATGCGAAGGTCAAACCCGTCGTCGATGAAAAAGAGGCGCTCGAGCGCTACCGAGAGTATCTCATTTATGGCAACCGGCAGGAGGCCCTCG AGTACGCCATGGACTGCGGGCTGTGGGGCCACGCGCTGCAGCTGGCGGCGCACGGCGAGCGGCGCGCGCGGGCCGCCGTCAGCGCGCGCTTCGTGGCCTCGCTGGCGCACCGCGACCCGCTGCACTCGCTGTACGCCGCGCTGGCGCTGCGCGCGCCGCCGCTGCTGGCCGTGAGTGTCCACCTCGCCCCGCCGCTCGCCCCGCCGCTCGCCTCGTGCGATACGAACGTTCAACCCGCCATGTCCCCGCAGGGCGCGGCCGACCCGCGCTGGGGCGACTGGCGCCCGCACGCCGCCATGCTGCTCGCCAACGCCAGCGCGCGTCCCGACCACGACCGCCGCACCATGACGCAGCTCG GCGACACGCTCAGTGCGCGCGGGCTGCCGTACTCCGCGCAGTTCTGCTACCTGTCCGCGGGCGAGCCGCTCTCCCCGCACCCGCTGGCGCCCCTGCGGCCCACCGCCGACCCCGCCGCGCCCGTCTCCGCCCCGCGCCTCTCGCTGCTGCTGGCCGACCCGCGCGCGACCACGCTGGCGCGCTTCGCCACCAACGAGGCGATATTCGCCACCGAGATATACGAGTACGCGCTGTCGCTCGGCTCGGCGCAGCAGGACCACGTGCTGGACGAGCTGACG GTGTACAAGCTGGTGCTGGCGACGCGGCTGGCGGACGTGGGGCAGTGCGAGCGCGCGCTGCGCTACGCCGagcgcgccgcgcgcgcgctgACGCGgtcgccgcgccgcgcgcccgcGCTCACGCTGGCCGTGGCGCAGCTGGCCGACCGCCTCAAGTACTACGACCCCGCGCTGCAGGACGACGCGGCCGACGACGCGGGCTCGGCGCCCGAGGACGCCAGTGCTGACGCCTCGCCGCGCCACCAGCGCTGGCTGCACGAGCTGCATGCCGTGGCGGCGCAGCTGTCG GCGGAGGCGTCGCAGCAGCACACCCCGCAGCACCGCGCCGAGCCCTACGCGGAGCCCTACGCCGACGGAACGCAGTACGCTCAGTGGGACCAG acCCTGCACCAGACGCAGCCGATTCAAAAGTATCCTGAACCCGTGGAAGATACCCCTGACTACGCCGCCCAGTACTACCAGCAGCAAGGCCAGCTGCAGCAACATCAGCAGTTTCAGTCGCAGCCGCAACCACAGCAGCTAGTCCCGGAATCCGCGCAGGAGCAGCATCACCAACAACCGCAGcaacagcagcagcagcagcagcagcagcactACGAGCCGCAGTACGGCTACGAGGAACAGGCGAACTCGTACGCGGACCCGTACTGGCAGCCCGACGCGCACTACGGGTACAACGAG AGCGCGGAGAGCTCGCGGCCCACCATCACCATGCCGGGGGCCACGCGCGCGCCGCGGGAGGACGAGCGCGCCGAGTCCGCAGAC CAAGTCGATCGGGACTCCGACAGTCCGCAGTCCAACGGCAAGGAGGGCAGGAGCGAGGGCGGCGCTAAGGGCGAGCGGCGCGGTGCGGGAGGGGGCGCCGGCGGCGGCGGAGGGGGCGGCGGCTGGCTTGGTGGCATCCTCACCAAGCTTTCGCTGCGGGCCCCCAACCAGATGATCCTGCCCGACGACACCAACCCCACC